From a single Nostoc edaphicum CCNP1411 genomic region:
- a CDS encoding cytochrome c oxidase subunit II, which produces MKIPSSIWTLLIGIVLTLASLWYGQNHGLLPAAATDEAVLVDGLFNTMMIVSTGIFLLVEGILIYSAFKYRRRAGDNEDGPPVEGNVPLEILWTAIPAIIVIGISVYSFDVYNEMGGFDPHSIHEAPMNQESMKMPGHGSAIAATLSDTPPGTEPNLNQEKSDEAMQDPATAEVRNADQIPQLRNAPGVGIVAPTIGGTPDKAGKPAQLQVNVTGLQYAWIFTYPETGITTGEMHVPIGREVEISMTANDVIHAFWVPEFRLKQDAIPGRQSEIRFTPQKAGDYVLICAELCGPYHGAMRAPVVVEPQEAFDKWVQEQLVASKETLNQAIAVNPTDLSPNEFLAPYTKNMGIKPEILHQVHH; this is translated from the coding sequence GTGAAGATTCCAAGTTCAATCTGGACATTACTCATTGGCATCGTGCTAACGCTAGCCAGCCTTTGGTACGGTCAAAATCACGGTCTGTTGCCAGCAGCCGCTACTGATGAAGCCGTCTTGGTGGATGGTCTATTCAACACGATGATGATCGTTTCCACAGGGATATTTCTGCTTGTTGAAGGTATTTTAATTTACTCTGCATTTAAGTATCGTCGGCGTGCAGGTGACAATGAAGACGGCCCACCAGTTGAGGGCAATGTACCTCTAGAAATTCTCTGGACAGCGATCCCAGCAATTATCGTTATCGGTATTTCTGTTTACAGCTTTGATGTCTACAACGAAATGGGTGGCTTTGATCCCCATTCTATTCATGAAGCACCGATGAATCAGGAGTCAATGAAAATGCCAGGACATGGGAGTGCTATAGCCGCAACTTTAAGCGATACACCTCCTGGCACTGAACCGAACCTCAATCAAGAAAAATCTGATGAGGCAATGCAAGATCCAGCTACGGCAGAAGTCCGCAATGCTGACCAAATTCCCCAACTGCGGAATGCCCCAGGTGTAGGTATTGTAGCTCCGACAATTGGGGGAACTCCTGATAAAGCAGGCAAACCAGCACAATTACAAGTCAACGTCACTGGTTTACAATATGCCTGGATTTTCACCTATCCTGAAACTGGTATAACTACAGGTGAAATGCACGTTCCTATTGGGCGAGAAGTGGAAATCAGTATGACCGCCAACGATGTCATCCATGCTTTCTGGGTGCCAGAGTTCCGCCTGAAACAAGATGCGATCCCCGGTAGGCAAAGCGAGATTCGCTTCACCCCCCAAAAAGCAGGAGATTATGTCCTGATCTGTGCTGAACTTTGTGGCCCCTACCACGGTGCAATGAGAGCGCCAGTAGTTGTTGAGCCACAAGAAGCCTTTGACAAATGGGTGCAAGAACAGCTAGTTGCCAGCAAAGAAACGCTGAATCAAGCGATCGCTGTTAACCCTACCGATCTATCCCCAAATGAATTTCTTGCTCCTTACACCAAGAACATGGGAATCAAGCCAGAAATCCTTCATCAAGTTCACCATTAG
- the ctaD gene encoding cytochrome c oxidase subunit I — protein sequence MTQAQLQETANIPALLEEPGVRKWQDFFGFQTDHKVIGIQYLVTSFIFYCIGGVMADLVRTELRTPEVDFVTPEVYNSLFTLHATIMIFLWIVPAGAGFANYLIPLMIGAKDMAFPRLNAVAFWMIPPAGVLLIASLVVGDAPDAGWTSYPPLSLVTGQVGEGIWIMSVLLLGTSSILGSINFLVTLLKMRIPGMGVHQMPLFCWAMFATSALVLVSTPVLAAGLILLAFDLIAGTTFFNPTGGGDPVVYQHMFWFYSHPAVYIMILPFFGAISEIIPIHSRKPIFGYKAIAYSSLAISFLGLIVWAHHMFTSGIPGWLRMFFMITTMIIAVPTGIKIFSWLATMWGGKIQLNSAMLFAIGFVGTFVIGGISGVMLAAVPFDIHVHDTYFVVAHLHYVLFGGSVLGIFAAIYHWFPKMTGRMVNEFWGKVHFALTIVGLNMTFLPMHKLGLMGMNRRIAQYDPKFTTLNEICTYGSYILAISTFPFIINAIWSWLYGEKAGNNPWRALTLEWMTTSPPAIENFDQTPVLATGPYDYGLEHANEGVPLSDPNPILSGGANSVLRAEPDPAVAANPEDRK from the coding sequence ATGACACAAGCTCAGTTGCAAGAAACTGCGAATATCCCCGCCCTTCTTGAGGAACCAGGGGTCAGAAAATGGCAAGACTTCTTTGGCTTTCAAACCGACCATAAGGTGATTGGGATTCAATACCTAGTCACTTCGTTTATTTTCTACTGCATTGGCGGCGTGATGGCTGACTTGGTTCGTACTGAATTGCGAACTCCAGAGGTAGATTTTGTCACCCCGGAAGTCTACAATAGTCTGTTCACACTGCACGCCACGATCATGATTTTCTTGTGGATCGTGCCAGCCGGGGCAGGGTTTGCTAACTATCTAATTCCCCTGATGATTGGGGCAAAAGATATGGCATTTCCTCGGCTGAATGCTGTTGCCTTTTGGATGATTCCCCCTGCGGGTGTGTTGCTCATTGCCAGTTTAGTGGTGGGCGATGCACCAGATGCCGGTTGGACTTCCTACCCTCCCCTGAGTTTGGTGACAGGACAAGTGGGCGAAGGCATTTGGATTATGAGTGTCCTGCTGCTAGGTACGTCCTCAATTTTGGGGTCGATAAATTTCCTGGTGACATTGCTGAAGATGCGTATCCCTGGCATGGGCGTTCATCAAATGCCCTTGTTCTGCTGGGCAATGTTTGCCACTTCGGCGCTAGTTTTGGTATCAACCCCAGTCCTTGCAGCAGGTTTGATTCTGCTTGCATTTGACTTAATTGCCGGGACAACATTTTTTAACCCAACTGGCGGTGGCGACCCAGTAGTGTACCAGCACATGTTCTGGTTTTACTCTCACCCAGCGGTTTATATCATGATTTTGCCCTTCTTTGGCGCAATTTCAGAAATTATCCCCATTCATTCCCGCAAGCCAATTTTTGGCTATAAAGCGATCGCTTATTCGTCTCTTGCTATTAGCTTTTTGGGGCTAATTGTTTGGGCGCACCACATGTTTACCAGTGGTATCCCCGGTTGGTTGCGGATGTTCTTTATGATCACCACCATGATCATTGCCGTACCCACAGGGATTAAAATATTTAGCTGGTTAGCAACGATGTGGGGTGGAAAAATCCAGCTTAACAGCGCCATGCTATTTGCCATCGGCTTTGTCGGCACCTTTGTAATTGGCGGGATTAGTGGCGTGATGTTGGCAGCAGTGCCTTTTGATATTCACGTTCACGATACTTATTTTGTGGTGGCTCACTTGCACTACGTTCTATTTGGTGGTAGTGTACTGGGAATTTTTGCAGCCATTTACCATTGGTTCCCGAAAATGACGGGACGGATGGTAAACGAATTTTGGGGTAAGGTTCACTTTGCCTTGACAATTGTGGGTCTAAACATGACCTTCTTACCTATGCACAAACTGGGCTTAATGGGCATGAATCGCCGTATCGCCCAATATGACCCCAAATTCACCACACTGAATGAAATCTGCACGTATGGTTCTTATATACTGGCAATTTCGACATTCCCCTTCATCATCAATGCAATTTGGAGTTGGTTGTACGGCGAGAAAGCTGGCAATAATCCTTGGAGAGCATTGACCTTAGAGTGGATGACTACCTCACCACCTGCGATCGAGAATTTCGATCAAACCCCAGTATTGGCTACAGGCCCCTACGATTACGGTTTGGAACATGCTAACGAAGGTGTACCTTTGTCTG